Genomic segment of Catenibacterium mitsuokai:
TTTTGACCCTTGCAGGCGGCGTCATCATTACCTTTGCAAAAGAGATTTTGACTCTTATCACAGGCTAATATCAGACAATAAAAAGACACAAGACAGAGCTTACGGGGCAGATCCGCTTTGCGGTTTGCTCCGTAAGGCTATTTTAAGAACGGAGGTGGTTTAAGTGTCTGATAATTGGGTCGTACAGAATTTAGAAAACGCTCTGAATACTTGGAATGAGAAATTAGCGGAAATATGGCAGCTCGTTACCCAATCTCCAGAGCAGTTTAAGGGCGGTACGATATGGTCAGTTATCGTCAATATCCACGGTGCGTTGCAGGCTATCGGGCTTGCCCTGCTCGTATTGTTTTTTGTCGTAGGCGTAATGCGTACCTGCGGTAGTTTTGCAGAAGTCAAGAAGCCCGAGCACGCACTCAAACTCTTTATTCGATTTGCCCTTGCCAAAGGTGTTGTAACCTATGGCTTGGAGCTGATGATGGCTCTGTTTAATATCGTACAGGGCGTGATTTCCACCATAATGAATACCGTAGGTTTCGGTACAGCAGCACAGACAGTACTACCGCAGGAGATTGTAACTGCCGTTGAGGAGTGCGGATTTTTTGAGAGTATTCCTCTATGGGCGGTTACGCTTATAGGGGGTCTGTTCATTACGGTTCTGTCATTCATTATGATAATGTCGGTTTACGGACGATTTTTCAAGCTTTACCTTTATACCGCAATCGCTCCCGTGCCGTTATCTACTTTTGCAGGAGAGCCGAGCCAGAGTGTCGGCAAGAGTTTTATAAAAAGCTATGCCGCCGTTTGTCTGGAGGGAGCAATCATCGTCCTTGCCTGCATTATCTTTTCTCTGTTCGCAGCCACGCCCCCTGCGGTTGACCCCAACGCTGCGGCAGTATCAATGGTGTGGAGCTATATAGGAGAGCTTGTATTTAATATGCTTGTTTTGGTTGGTGCGGTCAAAATGGCAGACCGTGTTGTCCGTGAAATGATGGGCTTGTAAAGGAGGTGCAACCTATTGGAAGTCAAGATAAATAAGGAAATCCGTAACTACACGGAAAGTATGTTTTTTGGACTGTCACTAAGGCAGTTCATTTTTTCTGCCCTTGCCTGCGGCGTGGCTGTAGGTCTGTTTTTCCTGCTCCGTCCGCATTTCGGAACAGAAACCCTCAGTTGGGTATGTATCTTAGGTGCTTCGCCCTTTGCGATGATGGGCTTTGTGAAATACAACGGTATGACCGCCGAGCAGTTTGTCTGGGCGTGGATTAAGTCAGAGTTTTTGATGCCGAAAAAGCTGATGTTCCTGCCAGACAATCTCTACTATGAAGCATTGAAGCCTAATATCGAAGCCCGTGAGAAAGGTTTGCCTGTTGCTCAAAAGAAGCAGAAACGGCAGACGGTGAAGGCAGAGAAAAAGAAACCAAGAAAATCAAAAAAGCGTAAGGAGGCAGACTATGATAAAAACGCTTAGAAACCTGTTCAAGCAGGACAAGGAGAAATTTGTTGTGCCGAAGTCGGTGCAGGCGGTTATCCCCATTAAGACAATCTGGGAGGACGGCATTTTCCTTGTGGGCAAGAACAAGTATGCAAAGACCTTTAAGTTTGAGGATATAAACTATGCCGTGGCAAGCCGTGAGGACAAGGAAGCGATGTTCCTTGAGTATTCGGAGCTTCTCAATGCCCTCGACAGCGGTGCGACCACGAAAATCACTATCAACAACCGCCGCTTGAATAAGGCGGACTTTGAGCAGACCATTTTAATCCCTATGGCGGAGGACGGTTTGGATAAGTACCGCACAGAATACAACAAAATGCTCCTTGATAAAGCGACAGGAGCTAATTCTATCGTGCAGGATAAGTATGTGACCATATCCGTCTGCAAGAAGAATATCGAAGAAGCACGACACTACTTTGCCCGTGTGGGAGCTGACCTTATCGGGCATTTCTCAAGGCTCGGCTCAAAATCCACCGAGCTTGACGCAGAAGAAAAGCTCCGTATCTTCCACGATTTCTACCGCACAGGCGAGGAAACGGCATTCTGCTTTGATATGGTGCAGAGTATGAAAAAAGGTCACGATTTCAAGGACTATATCTGCCCCGATACCTTTGAGTTTGAAAAGGACTATTTCAGAATCGGCAACCGATACGGGCGTGTGATTTTCCTCAGAGAATATGCTGCCTATATCAAGGACAGTATGGTAGCCGAGCTTTGCGAGCTGAACAGAAATATGATGTTGTCCGTGGATGTCGTTCCCGTTCCCACAGATGAAGCGGTGCGTGAGGTGGAAAACCGTCTTTTAGGTGTGGAAACTAACATCACGAACTGGCAGAGAAAGCAAAACCAGAACAATAACTTTTCGGCGGTCATCCCTTATGACCTTGAACAGCAGCGGAAAGAAAGCAAGGAGTTTTTAGATGACCTGACCACCCGTGACCAGAGAATGATGTTTGCGGTGCTGACAATGGTGCATACGGCGGAAACTAAGGAACAGCTTGACAATGACACCGAAGCCCTGCTTACTACGGCAAGAAAGCACCTCTGTCAGTTTGCGGTGCTGAAATATCAGCAGATGGACGCACTCAATACAGCCCTGCCATTTGGTGTGCGAAAGATAGATGCTCTGCGTACCCTTACTACGGAAAGCCTTGCGGTGTTTATCCCGTTCCGTGTGCAGGAAATCTATCACGAAAACGGCGTGTATTACGGACAGAATGTAATCAGCAAAAATATGATTATCGCCAACCGCCGCCACCTGTTGAACGGCAATTCCTTTATCCTCGGCGTGTCTGGTGCAGGCAAGTCCTTTACGGCGAAAGAGGAAATGACGAATATCATTCTCACAGACCCTAACGCTGATGTGATTATTATAGACCCAGAGCGAGAATATTCGCCCCTTGTGAAAGCGATGCAGGGCGAGGTCATTCACATCTCTGCCACAAGTGAAAACCATATCAACGCTATGGATATGAACTCCGATTACGGCGACGGTGCAAACCCCGTTATCCTCAAATCGGAGTTTATTTTATCCCTCTGCGAGCAGCTCATCGGCGGTAGCACTCTGGGGGCAAAGCAAAAGTCTATCATTGACCGCTGTACGGCGAGCGTGTACCGCTACTATCAGCAGGGCAATTATCAGGGAACGCCGCCCACCTTGCAGGACTTCCGTGAGGAGCTGTTAAAGCAGAACGAGCCAGAAGCACAGGAAATCGCCCTTGCCATTGAGCTGTTTACGGACGGTTCTCTCAACACCTTTGCCAAGCACACCAATGTGGATACCAAGAGCCGACTTATCTGCTATGACATTTTAGATTTAGGCAAGCAGTTACAGCCTATTGGTATGCTTGTTGTCCTTGACAGCATCTTAAACCGTATCACACAGAACAGAGCCAAAGGCAGGAACACATTCATTTTCATTGATGAGATTTATCTGCTTTTCCAACACGAATACTCTGCGAATTTTCTCTTTACCCTCTGGAAGCGTGTGCGTAAATACGGTGCGTACTGTACGGGTATTACGCAGAATGTTGACGACCTCTTACAGAGCCATACGGCGAGGACAATGCTTGCAAACTCCGAGTTTATTATTATGCTCAACCAAGCGTCTACCGACAGGATTGAGCTTGCCAAGCTCCTTAATATCTCTGACCTTCAGATGAGCTATATCACGAATGTCGGTGCAGGACAGGGCTTGCTCAAAGTCGGCAGCTCTCTTGTGCCGTTTGTCAACAAGTTCCCACGAAACACCGAGCTTTATAAATTGATGACAACTAAATTTGGTGAGGTTTAGGAAAGGAGAATTTTCAATGTCTAATATCCGATTTCGCTCTGCAGCTCATCGGGATTTCTTTCTGGAAATGATGAACAAGAGCAAAGTAAACGACTGTTATCACAGAGCCTTTTTCTATGTAATGGGCATTGCCGCAGAAACGAGGGCAAACATTAACCAGATGTTTGACTTTAAGATGGACTGTATTGAACCAGAGGGTATGCACGGCGGCTGGCAGACAAGCGGCACGGTCAAGGTCTGCCACCTTGCCTTTAACCTCTGGAACGGATACACCGATAAGGAGCGTCCGCAGGACTTCACGCCAGAGGACTTATTCTGCTGTGAGTTTGCCCCCTACTTTATGGAGGGAATCAAGGTAAGGTATCCAGAGTATTGCAGGGAGCTTCCTGCACCGAAACAGCAGACGGAACATTCAAGATGAGAAAGGATAAGCTTATGAAAAAATATAAAATGCAGATTTGTATCGCTGCCGCTGTTGCCCTGTTGGGTACGGCGGTTTTTTGCGGCTTTCAGATTTATCACCATTATGCACAGGTGGAGGAACAGACGGAAGCCTTTGAACAGATGGCGGAGCTTGTGGAGCAGGCTCCCGAAGAAGCAATCCCAGAGGATACGCCTGTCAGTGAGGGCGAAGATGTGCTTGCGAAATACAACGAGCTGTATCTGCAAAATGAGGATATGGTCGGTTGGATTTCCATTGCCGGCACGAAGCTCAATTATCCTGTGATGCAGACCCCGAACAATCCGAATTTCTATCTGAAGCACAACTTTGAAAAGGCGTACAGTGATTTGGGAACGCCCTATATCCAAGAGAACTGCAACCTTTCAGAGAGCGACAATCTTGTGATTTACGGTCATCACATCAAGGGTGGCAAGATGTTTGGAGCGTTGGAGGACTACAAGGCAAAGAGCTTTTATGAAAAGCACAAGACCATTCAGTTTGATACGCTGACCGAGCAGGGCGAATATGAAATCGTGGCTGTGTTCAAGACTGTTGCGTACAGCTCGGAGGGCTTCCGCTATTACGATTTTGTGGATGCAGAAAATGAAGAAGCCTTTGATGCGTATGTTGCCAAGTGTAAGGAGCTTTCCCTGTATGATACGGGCGTGAGTGCCGCATATGGCGACAGGCTGATTACCCTTTCCACCTGTGAATATTCTGCCCAGAACGGCAGGCTTGTGGTGGTGGCGAAAAAGGTATCTTGATATGACCGCAAAACTTCTGGGAAAGGAGGTTTTGTATGGCGAATATAAAGACCAGAGATGCGGTCAAGGGTACGATTAAGACCATTGACAAGGCGGCTATCGCAGGTGAGCGTATGAAATCTGCCTATGCCAAGAC
This window contains:
- a CDS encoding DUF6075 family protein, which codes for MSNIRFRSAAHRDFFLEMMNKSKVNDCYHRAFFYVMGIAAETRANINQMFDFKMDCIEPEGMHGGWQTSGTVKVCHLAFNLWNGYTDKERPQDFTPEDLFCCEFAPYFMEGIKVRYPEYCRELPAPKQQTEHSR
- a CDS encoding PrgI family protein, encoding MEVKINKEIRNYTESMFFGLSLRQFIFSALACGVAVGLFFLLRPHFGTETLSWVCILGASPFAMMGFVKYNGMTAEQFVWAWIKSEFLMPKKLMFLPDNLYYEALKPNIEAREKGLPVAQKKQKRQTVKAEKKKPRKSKKRKEADYDKNA
- a CDS encoding VirB4-like conjugal transfer ATPase, CD1110 family → MIKTLRNLFKQDKEKFVVPKSVQAVIPIKTIWEDGIFLVGKNKYAKTFKFEDINYAVASREDKEAMFLEYSELLNALDSGATTKITINNRRLNKADFEQTILIPMAEDGLDKYRTEYNKMLLDKATGANSIVQDKYVTISVCKKNIEEARHYFARVGADLIGHFSRLGSKSTELDAEEKLRIFHDFYRTGEETAFCFDMVQSMKKGHDFKDYICPDTFEFEKDYFRIGNRYGRVIFLREYAAYIKDSMVAELCELNRNMMLSVDVVPVPTDEAVREVENRLLGVETNITNWQRKQNQNNNFSAVIPYDLEQQRKESKEFLDDLTTRDQRMMFAVLTMVHTAETKEQLDNDTEALLTTARKHLCQFAVLKYQQMDALNTALPFGVRKIDALRTLTTESLAVFIPFRVQEIYHENGVYYGQNVISKNMIIANRRHLLNGNSFILGVSGAGKSFTAKEEMTNIILTDPNADVIIIDPEREYSPLVKAMQGEVIHISATSENHINAMDMNSDYGDGANPVILKSEFILSLCEQLIGGSTLGAKQKSIIDRCTASVYRYYQQGNYQGTPPTLQDFREELLKQNEPEAQEIALAIELFTDGSLNTFAKHTNVDTKSRLICYDILDLGKQLQPIGMLVVLDSILNRITQNRAKGRNTFIFIDEIYLLFQHEYSANFLFTLWKRVRKYGAYCTGITQNVDDLLQSHTARTMLANSEFIIMLNQASTDRIELAKLLNISDLQMSYITNVGAGQGLLKVGSSLVPFVNKFPRNTELYKLMTTKFGEV
- the srtB gene encoding class B sortase; protein product: MKKYKMQICIAAAVALLGTAVFCGFQIYHHYAQVEEQTEAFEQMAELVEQAPEEAIPEDTPVSEGEDVLAKYNELYLQNEDMVGWISIAGTKLNYPVMQTPNNPNFYLKHNFEKAYSDLGTPYIQENCNLSESDNLVIYGHHIKGGKMFGALEDYKAKSFYEKHKTIQFDTLTEQGEYEIVAVFKTVAYSSEGFRYYDFVDAENEEAFDAYVAKCKELSLYDTGVSAAYGDRLITLSTCEYSAQNGRLVVVAKKVS